One Actinosynnema pretiosum DNA segment encodes these proteins:
- a CDS encoding transposase yields the protein MRWRTRFEASWRDVPATYGPCQTMYGLFRRWQRTGF from the coding sequence ATTCGGTGGAGGACGCGATTCGAAGCCTCGTGGCGAGACGTCCCTGCGACCTACGGGCCCTGTCAGACCATGTACGGCTTATTCCGTCGGTGGCAGCGGACCGGATTTTGA
- a CDS encoding transposase has translation MERGNSLLKQHKVMATRYDNSAYATRPPSTSLPSTPGYMLLKHDLVVDAILYTVENGRKWRAPPADFPPRKTFYQRFTAWKLAGVSQRLLDILRDRARLKTGLETVPSAAVSDSQSLRAASTVGRDSRGWDSAKKVQGYKRHIMVNTTELLIMFHVLQRRWMMEWTLTWITSNQFYARDCKFLPSHHKDIIRWAVIRTIIRRLTPQS, from the coding sequence GTGGAGCGCGGGAACAGCCTGCTCAAACAACACAAGGTCATGGCCACCCGCTATGACAACTCAGCCTACGCTACCAGGCCACCATCCACATCGCTGCCATCAACACCTGGCTACATGCTTCTGAAACACGACCTGGTCGTGGACGCGATCTTGTACACGGTCGAAAATGGCAGAAAATGGCGCGCCCCGCCTGCGGACTTCCCGCCCCGGAAAACCTTCTACCAGCGCTTCACCGCATGGAAGCTGGCAGGCGTCAGCCAACGCCTGCTCGACATCCTGCGCGACCGGGCCCGGCTGAAGACCGGGCTCGAAACGGTACCCTCGGCCGCAGTGAGCGACTCACAGTCACTGCGCGCCGCCTCGACGGTCGGCCGCGACAGTCGAGGGTGGGACAGCGCCAAGAAGGTCCAAGGATACAAACGTCACATCATGGTGAACACGACGGAGCTGCTGATTATGTTCCATGTGCTGCAACGCCGGTGGATGATGGAATGGACTTTGACCTGGATTACTTCGAATCAATTTTACGCCCGCGACTGTAAATTTCTGCCAAGCCACCACAAGGACATTATCCGCTGGGCAGTGATCCGCACCATCATCCGACGACTCACACCGCAGAGCTGA
- a CDS encoding IS5 family transposase (programmed frameshift): MTAPWIVDNELWDLVKPLIPVPTRNFRYPGRKRLPARGCLQGILFVLHTGIEWADLPTELGFGPGSTGRRRMVEWTEAGVWQRLHQVLLAELHASNRIDRSRTAIDSSHVRALKKGHFTGPSPVDRRKTGSKHHLAVDGTGHPLTAAVSAANTHDTSTLGEMIDAMPRIAGKPGRPGWRPEVMLADRGYDSQANRNTLRRQGIVPLIARRGQPHGAGPGTLRWVVERALSWLYQYRRLHTRWDRRAGLHQGFLKLACALICH; the protein is encoded by the exons ATGACTGCGCCGTGGATCGTCGATAACGAGCTGTGGGATCTGGTCAAGCCGTTGATCCCAGTCCCGACCAGGAACTTCCGATACCCCGGCCGTAAACGGCTGCCCGCTCGTGGGTGTCTGCAGGGGATCCTGTTCGTGCTGCACACCGGGATCGAGTGGGCCGACCTACCTACCGAGCTCGGGTTCGGGCCCGGTTCGACCGGCCGCCGCAGGATGGTGGAGTGGACCGAGGCCGGAGTCTGGCAGCGCCTGCACCAGGTGCTGCTGGCCGAGCTGCACGCGTCGAACCGGATCGACCGGTCCCGAACGGCGATCGACTCCTCCCACGTGCGGGCATTAAA AAAGGGGCACTTCACGGGTCCGAGTCCGGTTGATCGCCGCAAGACCGGGTCGAAGCACCACCTGGCCGTCGACGGCACCGGGCACCCGCTGACCGCCGCGGTCAGCGCAGCCAACACCCACGACACCAGCACTCTGGGCGAGATGATCGACGCGATGCCCCGCATCGCCGGAAAACCCGGCAGGCCGGGGTGGCGGCCGGAGGTGATGCTCGCCGACCGCGGCTACGACAGCCAGGCAAACCGGAACACCCTGCGCCGACAAGGGATCGTCCCGTTGATCGCCCGACGCGGCCAGCCGCACGGCGCCGGGCCGGGCACGCTGCGCTGGGTGGTCGAACGCGCCCTGTCCTGGCTATACCAGTACCGACGCCTACACACCCGCTGGGACCGCCGGGCCGGCCTGCACCAAGGCTTCCTCAAGCTGGCCTGCGCACTGATCTGTCACTGA
- a CDS encoding helix-turn-helix domain-containing protein, translated as MAEAARVLRVDPATVYRAIKKNAFPAVRLCMRYVVPAKAVEVLADETAESGEVGDVARMVAERRAVREVERPSRGGAGW; from the coding sequence GTGGCCGAGGCCGCGCGGGTGCTGCGCGTTGACCCTGCCACTGTCTACCGGGCCATCAAAAAGAACGCCTTTCCTGCTGTTCGGCTCTGCATGCGGTATGTGGTGCCCGCCAAGGCGGTGGAGGTGCTGGCGGATGAGACTGCGGAGTCGGGGGAGGTTGGGGACGTCGCGCGGATGGTCGCTGAGCGGCGGGCGGTGCGTGAGGTCGAGCGGCCCAGCCGTGGGGGTGCGGGTTGGTGA
- a CDS encoding site-specific integrase — MLTLDELGDLLGKLDADEVAVRQDLPDLARWYAGTGERTGEGLAVHWHHLDLRAGTVSWGGGLIRVKGQGQRINFGKTDVSERALPLSGWLVDVLRERRVLLAERFGVDLADLRGPVFPNSLGGLRDKHNTLAQWRAFRQRAGYPWVTFRTFRKSVATILDEAGLSARQIADQLGHSKVSTTQDVYMARRVTSRRAADALEAVRGYRPR; from the coding sequence GTGCTGACGCTGGACGAGCTGGGTGACCTGCTGGGCAAGCTCGACGCCGACGAGGTCGCCGTGCGCCAGGACCTCCCCGACCTGGCCCGGTGGTACGCGGGCACGGGGGAGCGGACCGGTGAAGGGCTGGCGGTGCACTGGCACCACCTCGACCTGCGCGCGGGCACGGTGTCGTGGGGCGGCGGGCTGATCCGGGTCAAGGGCCAGGGGCAGCGGATCAACTTCGGCAAGACCGACGTGTCCGAGCGCGCGCTGCCGCTGTCGGGCTGGCTCGTGGACGTCCTCCGCGAGCGGCGGGTGCTGCTCGCCGAGCGCTTCGGGGTGGACCTGGCGGACCTTCGTGGTCCGGTGTTCCCGAACTCGCTCGGCGGGCTGCGCGACAAGCACAACACCCTCGCCCAGTGGCGGGCGTTCCGGCAGCGCGCAGGCTACCCGTGGGTGACCTTCCGGACCTTCCGGAAGTCGGTCGCGACCATCCTGGACGAGGCCGGGCTGTCCGCCCGGCAGATCGCCGACCAACTAGGTCACTCGAAAGTGTCAACCACCCAGGACGTCTACATGGCGCGTCGCGTGACCAGCCGCAGGGCCGCCGACGCCCTGGAGGCGGTTAGGGGGTACCGACCCCGTTAG
- a CDS encoding oxygenase MpaB family protein: MDPERDAWEILRLSTGYEFPWDYTRALEFALFRTYCVPSISALLARTGEFERRPQKRYDDTALLMGELVDHGYDSPRGKEALRAVNRMHHRYDIDNDDMLYVLSTFVYDPVEWLEQYGWRKPSEHEKQASYHFYRAVGARMGIRDVPEGYEAYLAFKRSYEAERFKHADTNAEIGRYTLDLFCSWYPAPLRPAARQAVIALLDPAMLDAFGLEPAPSWLTSTAKAALRARARVVRRMPPRREPFLTNQPRNRTYPGYPTGYRPSDLGTS, encoded by the coding sequence ATGGACCCCGAGCGCGACGCCTGGGAGATCCTGCGCCTGTCCACCGGTTACGAGTTCCCCTGGGACTACACGCGGGCGCTGGAGTTCGCGCTGTTCCGCACGTACTGCGTGCCGTCCATCTCGGCGCTGCTGGCGCGCACCGGCGAGTTCGAGCGCAGGCCCCAGAAGCGCTACGACGACACCGCGCTGCTCATGGGCGAGCTGGTCGACCACGGCTACGACTCGCCGCGCGGCAAGGAGGCGCTGCGCGCGGTCAACCGGATGCACCACCGGTACGACATCGACAACGACGACATGCTGTACGTGCTCTCCACGTTCGTGTACGACCCGGTGGAGTGGTTGGAGCAGTACGGCTGGCGGAAGCCGTCGGAGCACGAGAAGCAGGCCTCGTACCACTTCTACCGGGCCGTCGGGGCGAGGATGGGCATCCGGGACGTGCCGGAGGGATACGAGGCGTACCTGGCGTTCAAGCGGAGCTACGAGGCCGAGCGCTTCAAGCACGCGGACACGAACGCCGAGATCGGCCGCTACACCCTGGACCTGTTCTGCTCCTGGTACCCGGCGCCCCTGCGCCCTGCGGCGAGGCAGGCCGTGATCGCCCTCCTGGACCCCGCGATGCTCGACGCCTTCGGCCTGGAACCCGCGCCGAGCTGGCTGACGTCGACGGCCAAGGCCGCCCTGCGCGCGCGAGCACGGGTCGTCCGCAGGATGCCCCCGAGACGCGAGCCGTTCCTGACGAACCAGCCGAGGAACCGAACCTACCCCGGCTACCCGACCGGTTACCGACCGTCCGATCTGGGGACTTCGTAG